A single window of Nicotiana sylvestris chromosome 3, ASM39365v2, whole genome shotgun sequence DNA harbors:
- the LOC138888585 gene encoding uncharacterized protein — translation MAEARATLVGLIWCIDNGYKEVEIESDSLILINAINNQAGIPWQIAHLIEHIREIRQEGHIKLSHCYREANCTVDLLANWSLHRKSSTFFMEANTLPMKVRVALKNDRNQLVNFRIRTTKKSFNA, via the coding sequence ATGGCGGAAGCAAGGGCTACTTTAGTAGGTTTAATTTGGTGTATTGACAATGGATATAAAGAGGTCGAAATTGAATCTGACTCTCTAATCCTAATCAATGCAATAAACAATCAGGCTGGAATACCTTGGCAGATTGCCCATTTAATTGAACATATCAGAGAGATTAGGCAGGAAGGCCACATTAAGTTGTCACACTGCTACAGGGAAGCCAATTGCACTGTCGACTTGCTAGCTAATTGGAGCTTACATAGGAAATCTTCTACTTTCTTCATGGAAGCTAACACTTTACCTATGAAGGTGAGAGTTGCTTTGAAGAATGACAGAAACCAGCTGGTCAACTTCCGAATTAGGACTACCAAAAAGTCATTCAATGCTTAG